DNA sequence from the uncultured Ilyobacter sp. genome:
AACTGATAGCCAAGGGTAAAATGATAAACTCTATATTCTTTGGACCACCTGGGACAGGAAAAACCTCTTTGGCAGAGATAATCGCAGAAGAGCTCAGTTACTCATTTGAAAAGATGAATGCCACAACAGCAAACCTAAGCGACTTCAGGGAAGTGGTGGAAAGAGCTAAAAGAAGAGTGGAGCTTGAAAACAAAAGAACATTATTGTTTCTCGATGAGATACACAGGTTTAATAAACTTCAGCAGGATTCACTTCTTCCTTATACAGAAGAAGGTCTCATCGTATTGGTAGGAGCCACTACAGAAAATCCATACTACACTCTAAATAATGCCCTGCTTTCAAGATGCATGGTTTTTGAATTTAAAAAGCTTGAAGAAAGGCATATAAGGGAACTTGTCAAAAAAGGCTGCAAACGTCTTAATATTTTAGAGAAGCTTTCTCCTGATTTAGAGGAGATCATCTTAGAACTTTCTAAGGGAGATGCAAGGGTTGCCCTGAATTATGTGGAGCTTTTTGCAAATACTGCAGAAGACTTAAATGAGAATGAATTAAAAGAGTTATTTAAGAAAAGAAATGATGCCTATCATAAAAAAGAAGATAAATATAATATAGTGTCTGCATTTATAAAGAGTATCAGGGGAAGTGACCCAGATGCCGCTGTATACTGGATGGCTAGAATGCTCTCGGGAGGGGAAGACCCAAGATATATAGCAAGAAGGCTAATGATACTTGCCAGTGAAGATATAGGCATGGCAAATCCAGAGGCTATGCTCATAGCTCATGCCGCAATGGATGCCTCTGAAAAAATAGGGATGCCTGAAGTAAGAATAATACTTTCCCAGGCAGCTATCTATCTGGCCATATCCTCTAAAAGCAATTCTAGTTACGAGGCTGTAAAC
Encoded proteins:
- a CDS encoding replication-associated recombination protein A, coding for MKSLFHGNYDNIRPLAYQMRPKTLLDYVGQEEIIGEKSVLRKLIAKGKMINSIFFGPPGTGKTSLAEIIAEELSYSFEKMNATTANLSDFREVVERAKRRVELENKRTLLFLDEIHRFNKLQQDSLLPYTEEGLIVLVGATTENPYYTLNNALLSRCMVFEFKKLEERHIRELVKKGCKRLNILEKLSPDLEEIILELSKGDARVALNYVELFANTAEDLNENELKELFKKRNDAYHKKEDKYNIVSAFIKSIRGSDPDAAVYWMARMLSGGEDPRYIARRLMILASEDIGMANPEAMLIAHAAMDASEKIGMPEVRIILSQAAIYLAISSKSNSSYEAVNAALDDISKGKIEDVPKHLKNQYGELYKYPHSHPGNFVQQVYKKDKKKYYNPGDNKNERLIAQKLLKLWDEK